TACCGCCGACATCGAAGCAGCCCTGATTCGCCTTCGCCAGTATCCGAACTCCTAAGTCCACACTATGGCCATCATGATCAAAACGGCGCAGGAGATCGAGAAGATGCGGATCTCCGGCAAGGCTCTCCGTCAGGTTCATAACGCAATTGCGCCCCATGTTGTCCCCGGCGCGTCGACGATGGACCTAGAAGAGATTGCTGTCAAAAAGATCGCTGAGCTGGGTGCTATTGCGGCCTTCAAGGGATACCACGGCTTCCCCGCGGCTCTGTGCACCTCGGTCAACAATGAAGTTGTCCACGGCATGCCAAACGCGAAGCGCATCCTCGCTGAAGGCGATATTCTCTCCATCGACTGCGGGGTCATTATCGACGGCTTTTACTCGGACGCCGCCGTGACCTACCCAATCGGCAAGGTGAGTGCTGGGACGACAAAGCTTCTCGAAGTGACCAAGGCCTCGCTCGAGAAGGCGATCGAGCAATGTCAGATTGGCGGGCGTTTGGGCGACATCTCCGCCGCTGTTCAGGAACTCTGTGAGGCGGAAGGGTTTGGGGTTGTCCGCGAGTTTGTGGGTCATGGGATTGGCCGCGCGATGCACGAAGACCCCCAGGTTCCGAACTTTGGGGCTGCCGGCAAGGGACCAAGGCTGAAGGCGGGCATGGTGC
The nucleotide sequence above comes from Tunturibacter empetritectus. Encoded proteins:
- the map gene encoding type I methionyl aminopeptidase, which gives rise to MAIMIKTAQEIEKMRISGKALRQVHNAIAPHVVPGASTMDLEEIAVKKIAELGAIAAFKGYHGFPAALCTSVNNEVVHGMPNAKRILAEGDILSIDCGVIIDGFYSDAAVTYPIGKVSAGTTKLLEVTKASLEKAIEQCQIGGRLGDISAAVQELCEAEGFGVVREFVGHGIGRAMHEDPQVPNFGAAGKGPRLKAGMVLAIEPMINAGGPEVRVLKDGWTAVTVDGSYSAHFEHTVALTKDGPLVLTR